One Xyrauchen texanus isolate HMW12.3.18 chromosome 44, RBS_HiC_50CHRs, whole genome shotgun sequence DNA segment encodes these proteins:
- the LOC127637073 gene encoding synaptotagmin-like protein 2 isoform X1, whose amino-acid sequence MIDLSYLTEEEQEMILAVLKRDAELTKLEDQRIRKLCKTEKDRSRLKYLTGEWFYETNYHRHREKIHGSDIIRASMRQGKPVTILELSQRWDERPIFVNSQKKDVFIPPELSGLIEEPYTQSQNERVKHQMPEGQQESQRPQIKPRLNPFNIVHSQRETARIINSVKEANQTPAEEPLPSAESYTPLHSILNTDNTDTHIATQCADKPVPKKRLLLFSCQTSLLNFTSSDTTVKQVMTPNPRGILKHSSSSCSSIESLRLHIPNNNDSNSSQSFAPVSPIGPPLSHCSKHSASSWLDRKQVCFSSIIHAKEREQGENSVLDEDCNALSDQDRELDKSDIVNNDRHELYAEPQSSQVSNFHCSAAVKGDGEEDSPVRTALVCANARPLSISKSLEDLASPPSKERWRTDPRSDVVLSLEDVSAVTTNTKTSFSDPEQVKILSMSVPAFMQQEVTGSVLSIYSSEFGNVEVKGTIQFTIHYLQKLGEFHIFVVQCKDLAVADPKRNRSDPYVKCYLLPEKAKYGKRKTCVRKKTQNPTYNEILRFKIPMESLKTQKLNLSVWHNDTFGRNSFLGEAEIDLVEWDFNNMQMNEYQLKGRVQVPSSPKHSAGGEEMRAEMSVGLCFLPQTSHSHKNKANGEVQIWVKECKNLPISRGVSIDPFVKCAVLPDNSRKSRQKTRVLKRASNPVFNHTMVYDGFRPEDLKEVCVELTVWDHDRLNHFIGGVRLGPGTGKSYGADVDWMDSNSAEAALWERMMQSQNEWVEDILPLRMLVMARMSR is encoded by the exons ATGATTGACCTGAGCTACCTGACAGAAGAAGAGCAGGAGATGATTTTGGCTGTGCTAAAGAGAGATGCAGAGCTTACGAAGTTAGAAGATCAGAGGATCCG GAAACTTTGTAAGACTGAGAAAGACAGGAGCAGGCTGAAGTATTTGACTGGAGAATGGTTTTACGAGACAAACtatcacagacacagagagaagaTTCATGGCTCCGACATCATCAGAGCATCCATGAGACAAGGGAAACCCGTGACGATAT TGGAGCTCTCTCAAAGATGGGATGAGAGACCCATTTTTGTGAATAGTCAGAAGAAGGATGTGTTTATCCCTCCAGAGCTTTCAGGACTTATTGAGGAACCATACACACAGTCACAGAATGAGAG GGTTAAACATCAGATGCCAGAAGGCCAACAAGAAAGCCAGAGACCTCAAATCAAG CCCAGGCTGAATCCATTCAATATTGTGCACTCGCAGAGAGAGACAGCCAGAATTATCAATAGTGTGAAAGAGGCCAACCAGACACCTGCTGAGG AACCTCTCCCTTCAGCTGAGAGCTACACACCCCTTCACAGTATCCTAAACACAGACAACACTGACACCCATATAGCCACTCAATGCGCAGACAAACCTGTGCCCAAAAAGAGACTTCTGCTGTTCTCTTGTCAGACCTCCCTCCTGAACTTCACCAGCAGTGACACTACTGTTAAACAGGTCATGACGCCTAACCCCAGAGGCATCTTGAAGCACAGCAGCTCCAGTTGTAGCTCCATTGAATCTCTGCGACTACACATACCCAACAACAATGACAGCAACAGCAGCCAGTCTTTTGCACCAGTCAGTCCCATCGGCCCTCCTCTTTCCCACTGCTCAAAGCACTCTGCCTCAAGTTGGTTAGACAGAAAACAGGTCTGCTTCTCTTCCATCATTCATGCCAAAGAAAGAGAGCAAGGAGAGAACAGTGTGTTGGATGAAGACTGCAATGCTCTGTCTGACCAGGATAGGGAGCTGGATAAAAGCGATATAGTAAACAATG ATCGCCATGAGCTTTATGCTGAGCCTCAGTCCTCACAAGTGTCCAACTTCCACTGCTCTGCTGCAGTTAAAG GTGACGGCGAGGAAGACAGCCCTGTCAGAACTGCTCTAGTGTGCGCCAATGCCAGACCCCTTTCTATTTCAAAGAGTCTAGAGGACCTGGCATCTCCACCTTCAA AAGAGAGATGGAGGACTGACCCAAGGAGCGATGTTGTGCTGAGTTTGGAAGATG TGTCTGCAGTCACTACCAACACCAAAACATCCTTCTCAGACCCGGAGCAGGTGAAGATTTTGAGTATGTCTGTGCCTGCATTTATGCAACAAGAG GTCACTGGCAGTGTATTGAGTATCTACAGTAGTGAGTTTGGCAATGTGGAGGTCAAAGGCACAATCCAGTTCACCATTCACTATTTGCAAAAACTGGGAGAGTTCCACATCTTCGTAGTGCAGTGCAAAGACCTCGCAGTGGCAGATCCTAAGAGGAACCGGTCTGACCC GTATGTTAAATGTTACTTGTTACCTGAAAAAGCAAAATACGGAAAGAGAAAAACGTGTGTGAGAAAGAAGACTCAGAATCCAACTTACAATGAAATCCTAAGG TTTAAGATTCCAATGGAGTCTTTGAAAACCCAGAAGCTGAACCTCTCTGTGTGGCACAATGACACTTTTGGCCGTAACAGCTTTCTTGGAGAAGCAGAGATCGATCTGGTGGAATGGGACTTTAATAACATGCAGATGAATGAATATCAGCTGAAAGGAAGG GTTCAAGTTCCTTCCAGCCCTAAACACTCTGCTGGTGGTGAAGAGATGAGAGCAGAGATGAGTGTCGGACTATGTTTTCTTCCACAGACTTCTCACA GTCACAAGAACAAGGCAAATGGTGAGGTACAAATCTGGGTGAAAGAGTGCAAGAATCTACCCATTTCCAGAGGCGTTTCCATCGACCCTTTTGTCAAATG TGCTGTCCTCCCAGATAATAGTCGAAAAAGCAGACAGAAGACCAGAGTGTTGAAGAGGGCTTCTAACCCAGTATTTAATCACACCATGGTGTATGATGGCTTCAGGCCAGAGGACCTCAAAGAGGTCTGTGTGGAGCTCACTGTGTGGGATCACGACCGATTAAACCACTTCATTGGGGGTGTTAGGCTTGGTCCTGgaacag GTAAAAGTTACGGTGCTGATGTGGACTGGATGGACTCTAACAGTGCTGAGGCAGCTCTGTGGGAAAGAATGATGCAATCTCAGAATGAATGGGTGGAAGACATATTACCTTTGAGAATGCTGGTCATGGCAAGAATGTCTAGATAG
- the LOC127637073 gene encoding synaptotagmin-like protein 2 isoform X3 yields MIDLSYLTEEEQEMILAVLKRDAELTKLEDQRIRKLCKTEKDRSRLKYLTGEWFYETNYHRHREKIHGSDIIRASMRQGKPVTILELSQRWDERPIFVNSQKKDVFIPPELSGLIEEPYTQSQNERVKHQMPEGQQESQRPQIKPRLNPFNIVHSQRETARIINSVKEANQTPAEEPLPSAESYTPLHSILNTDNTDTHIATQCADKPVPKKRLLLFSCQTSLLNFTSSDTTVKQVMTPNPRGILKHSSSSCSSIESLRLHIPNNNDSNSSQSFAPVSPIGPPLSHCSKHSASSWLDRKQVCFSSIIHAKEREQGENSVLDEDCNALSDQDRELDKSDIVNNDRHELYAEPQSSQVSNFHCSAAVKGDGEEDSPVRTALVCANARPLSISKSLEDLASPPSKERWRTDPRSDVVLSLEDVSAVTTNTKTSFSDPEQVTGSVLSIYSSEFGNVEVKGTIQFTIHYLQKLGEFHIFVVQCKDLAVADPKRNRSDPYVKCYLLPEKAKYGKRKTCVRKKTQNPTYNEILRFKIPMESLKTQKLNLSVWHNDTFGRNSFLGEAEIDLVEWDFNNMQMNEYQLKGRVQVPSSPKHSAGGEEMRAEMSVGLCFLPQTSHSHKNKANGEVQIWVKECKNLPISRGVSIDPFVKCAVLPDNSRKSRQKTRVLKRASNPVFNHTMVYDGFRPEDLKEVCVELTVWDHDRLNHFIGGVRLGPGTGKSYGADVDWMDSNSAEAALWERMMQSQNEWVEDILPLRMLVMARMSR; encoded by the exons ATGATTGACCTGAGCTACCTGACAGAAGAAGAGCAGGAGATGATTTTGGCTGTGCTAAAGAGAGATGCAGAGCTTACGAAGTTAGAAGATCAGAGGATCCG GAAACTTTGTAAGACTGAGAAAGACAGGAGCAGGCTGAAGTATTTGACTGGAGAATGGTTTTACGAGACAAACtatcacagacacagagagaagaTTCATGGCTCCGACATCATCAGAGCATCCATGAGACAAGGGAAACCCGTGACGATAT TGGAGCTCTCTCAAAGATGGGATGAGAGACCCATTTTTGTGAATAGTCAGAAGAAGGATGTGTTTATCCCTCCAGAGCTTTCAGGACTTATTGAGGAACCATACACACAGTCACAGAATGAGAG GGTTAAACATCAGATGCCAGAAGGCCAACAAGAAAGCCAGAGACCTCAAATCAAG CCCAGGCTGAATCCATTCAATATTGTGCACTCGCAGAGAGAGACAGCCAGAATTATCAATAGTGTGAAAGAGGCCAACCAGACACCTGCTGAGG AACCTCTCCCTTCAGCTGAGAGCTACACACCCCTTCACAGTATCCTAAACACAGACAACACTGACACCCATATAGCCACTCAATGCGCAGACAAACCTGTGCCCAAAAAGAGACTTCTGCTGTTCTCTTGTCAGACCTCCCTCCTGAACTTCACCAGCAGTGACACTACTGTTAAACAGGTCATGACGCCTAACCCCAGAGGCATCTTGAAGCACAGCAGCTCCAGTTGTAGCTCCATTGAATCTCTGCGACTACACATACCCAACAACAATGACAGCAACAGCAGCCAGTCTTTTGCACCAGTCAGTCCCATCGGCCCTCCTCTTTCCCACTGCTCAAAGCACTCTGCCTCAAGTTGGTTAGACAGAAAACAGGTCTGCTTCTCTTCCATCATTCATGCCAAAGAAAGAGAGCAAGGAGAGAACAGTGTGTTGGATGAAGACTGCAATGCTCTGTCTGACCAGGATAGGGAGCTGGATAAAAGCGATATAGTAAACAATG ATCGCCATGAGCTTTATGCTGAGCCTCAGTCCTCACAAGTGTCCAACTTCCACTGCTCTGCTGCAGTTAAAG GTGACGGCGAGGAAGACAGCCCTGTCAGAACTGCTCTAGTGTGCGCCAATGCCAGACCCCTTTCTATTTCAAAGAGTCTAGAGGACCTGGCATCTCCACCTTCAA AAGAGAGATGGAGGACTGACCCAAGGAGCGATGTTGTGCTGAGTTTGGAAGATG TGTCTGCAGTCACTACCAACACCAAAACATCCTTCTCAGACCCGGAGCAG GTCACTGGCAGTGTATTGAGTATCTACAGTAGTGAGTTTGGCAATGTGGAGGTCAAAGGCACAATCCAGTTCACCATTCACTATTTGCAAAAACTGGGAGAGTTCCACATCTTCGTAGTGCAGTGCAAAGACCTCGCAGTGGCAGATCCTAAGAGGAACCGGTCTGACCC GTATGTTAAATGTTACTTGTTACCTGAAAAAGCAAAATACGGAAAGAGAAAAACGTGTGTGAGAAAGAAGACTCAGAATCCAACTTACAATGAAATCCTAAGG TTTAAGATTCCAATGGAGTCTTTGAAAACCCAGAAGCTGAACCTCTCTGTGTGGCACAATGACACTTTTGGCCGTAACAGCTTTCTTGGAGAAGCAGAGATCGATCTGGTGGAATGGGACTTTAATAACATGCAGATGAATGAATATCAGCTGAAAGGAAGG GTTCAAGTTCCTTCCAGCCCTAAACACTCTGCTGGTGGTGAAGAGATGAGAGCAGAGATGAGTGTCGGACTATGTTTTCTTCCACAGACTTCTCACA GTCACAAGAACAAGGCAAATGGTGAGGTACAAATCTGGGTGAAAGAGTGCAAGAATCTACCCATTTCCAGAGGCGTTTCCATCGACCCTTTTGTCAAATG TGCTGTCCTCCCAGATAATAGTCGAAAAAGCAGACAGAAGACCAGAGTGTTGAAGAGGGCTTCTAACCCAGTATTTAATCACACCATGGTGTATGATGGCTTCAGGCCAGAGGACCTCAAAGAGGTCTGTGTGGAGCTCACTGTGTGGGATCACGACCGATTAAACCACTTCATTGGGGGTGTTAGGCTTGGTCCTGgaacag GTAAAAGTTACGGTGCTGATGTGGACTGGATGGACTCTAACAGTGCTGAGGCAGCTCTGTGGGAAAGAATGATGCAATCTCAGAATGAATGGGTGGAAGACATATTACCTTTGAGAATGCTGGTCATGGCAAGAATGTCTAGATAG
- the LOC127637073 gene encoding synaptotagmin-like protein 2 isoform X4, whose product MIDLSYLTEEEQEMILAVLKRDAELTKLEDQRIRKLCKTEKDRSRLKYLTGEWFYETNYHRHREKIHGSDIIRASMRQGKPVTILELSQRWDERPIFVNSQKKDVFIPPELSGLIEEPYTQSQNERVKHQMPEGQQESQRPQIKPRLNPFNIVHSQRETARIINSVKEANQTPAEEPLPSAESYTPLHSILNTDNTDTHIATQCADKPVPKKRLLLFSCQTSLLNFTSSDTTVKQVMTPNPRGILKHSSSSCSSIESLRLHIPNNNDSNSSQSFAPVSPIGPPLSHCSKHSASSWLDRKQVCFSSIIHAKEREQGENSVLDEDCNALSDQDRELDKSDIVNNDRHELYAEPQSSQVSNFHCSAAVKGDGEEDSPVRTALVCANARPLSISKSLEDLASPPSKRWRTDPRSDVVLSLEDVSAVTTNTKTSFSDPEQVTGSVLSIYSSEFGNVEVKGTIQFTIHYLQKLGEFHIFVVQCKDLAVADPKRNRSDPYVKCYLLPEKAKYGKRKTCVRKKTQNPTYNEILRFKIPMESLKTQKLNLSVWHNDTFGRNSFLGEAEIDLVEWDFNNMQMNEYQLKGRVQVPSSPKHSAGGEEMRAEMSVGLCFLPQTSHSHKNKANGEVQIWVKECKNLPISRGVSIDPFVKCAVLPDNSRKSRQKTRVLKRASNPVFNHTMVYDGFRPEDLKEVCVELTVWDHDRLNHFIGGVRLGPGTGKSYGADVDWMDSNSAEAALWERMMQSQNEWVEDILPLRMLVMARMSR is encoded by the exons ATGATTGACCTGAGCTACCTGACAGAAGAAGAGCAGGAGATGATTTTGGCTGTGCTAAAGAGAGATGCAGAGCTTACGAAGTTAGAAGATCAGAGGATCCG GAAACTTTGTAAGACTGAGAAAGACAGGAGCAGGCTGAAGTATTTGACTGGAGAATGGTTTTACGAGACAAACtatcacagacacagagagaagaTTCATGGCTCCGACATCATCAGAGCATCCATGAGACAAGGGAAACCCGTGACGATAT TGGAGCTCTCTCAAAGATGGGATGAGAGACCCATTTTTGTGAATAGTCAGAAGAAGGATGTGTTTATCCCTCCAGAGCTTTCAGGACTTATTGAGGAACCATACACACAGTCACAGAATGAGAG GGTTAAACATCAGATGCCAGAAGGCCAACAAGAAAGCCAGAGACCTCAAATCAAG CCCAGGCTGAATCCATTCAATATTGTGCACTCGCAGAGAGAGACAGCCAGAATTATCAATAGTGTGAAAGAGGCCAACCAGACACCTGCTGAGG AACCTCTCCCTTCAGCTGAGAGCTACACACCCCTTCACAGTATCCTAAACACAGACAACACTGACACCCATATAGCCACTCAATGCGCAGACAAACCTGTGCCCAAAAAGAGACTTCTGCTGTTCTCTTGTCAGACCTCCCTCCTGAACTTCACCAGCAGTGACACTACTGTTAAACAGGTCATGACGCCTAACCCCAGAGGCATCTTGAAGCACAGCAGCTCCAGTTGTAGCTCCATTGAATCTCTGCGACTACACATACCCAACAACAATGACAGCAACAGCAGCCAGTCTTTTGCACCAGTCAGTCCCATCGGCCCTCCTCTTTCCCACTGCTCAAAGCACTCTGCCTCAAGTTGGTTAGACAGAAAACAGGTCTGCTTCTCTTCCATCATTCATGCCAAAGAAAGAGAGCAAGGAGAGAACAGTGTGTTGGATGAAGACTGCAATGCTCTGTCTGACCAGGATAGGGAGCTGGATAAAAGCGATATAGTAAACAATG ATCGCCATGAGCTTTATGCTGAGCCTCAGTCCTCACAAGTGTCCAACTTCCACTGCTCTGCTGCAGTTAAAG GTGACGGCGAGGAAGACAGCCCTGTCAGAACTGCTCTAGTGTGCGCCAATGCCAGACCCCTTTCTATTTCAAAGAGTCTAGAGGACCTGGCATCTCCACCTTCAA AGAGATGGAGGACTGACCCAAGGAGCGATGTTGTGCTGAGTTTGGAAGATG TGTCTGCAGTCACTACCAACACCAAAACATCCTTCTCAGACCCGGAGCAG GTCACTGGCAGTGTATTGAGTATCTACAGTAGTGAGTTTGGCAATGTGGAGGTCAAAGGCACAATCCAGTTCACCATTCACTATTTGCAAAAACTGGGAGAGTTCCACATCTTCGTAGTGCAGTGCAAAGACCTCGCAGTGGCAGATCCTAAGAGGAACCGGTCTGACCC GTATGTTAAATGTTACTTGTTACCTGAAAAAGCAAAATACGGAAAGAGAAAAACGTGTGTGAGAAAGAAGACTCAGAATCCAACTTACAATGAAATCCTAAGG TTTAAGATTCCAATGGAGTCTTTGAAAACCCAGAAGCTGAACCTCTCTGTGTGGCACAATGACACTTTTGGCCGTAACAGCTTTCTTGGAGAAGCAGAGATCGATCTGGTGGAATGGGACTTTAATAACATGCAGATGAATGAATATCAGCTGAAAGGAAGG GTTCAAGTTCCTTCCAGCCCTAAACACTCTGCTGGTGGTGAAGAGATGAGAGCAGAGATGAGTGTCGGACTATGTTTTCTTCCACAGACTTCTCACA GTCACAAGAACAAGGCAAATGGTGAGGTACAAATCTGGGTGAAAGAGTGCAAGAATCTACCCATTTCCAGAGGCGTTTCCATCGACCCTTTTGTCAAATG TGCTGTCCTCCCAGATAATAGTCGAAAAAGCAGACAGAAGACCAGAGTGTTGAAGAGGGCTTCTAACCCAGTATTTAATCACACCATGGTGTATGATGGCTTCAGGCCAGAGGACCTCAAAGAGGTCTGTGTGGAGCTCACTGTGTGGGATCACGACCGATTAAACCACTTCATTGGGGGTGTTAGGCTTGGTCCTGgaacag GTAAAAGTTACGGTGCTGATGTGGACTGGATGGACTCTAACAGTGCTGAGGCAGCTCTGTGGGAAAGAATGATGCAATCTCAGAATGAATGGGTGGAAGACATATTACCTTTGAGAATGCTGGTCATGGCAAGAATGTCTAGATAG
- the LOC127637073 gene encoding synaptotagmin-like protein 2 isoform X2, whose product MIDLSYLTEEEQEMILAVLKRDAELTKLEDQRIRKLCKTEKDRSRLKYLTGEWFYETNYHRHREKIHGSDIIRASMRQGKPVTILELSQRWDERPIFVNSQKKDVFIPPELSGLIEEPYTQSQNERVKHQMPEGQQESQRPQIKPRLNPFNIVHSQRETARIINSVKEANQTPAEEPLPSAESYTPLHSILNTDNTDTHIATQCADKPVPKKRLLLFSCQTSLLNFTSSDTTVKQVMTPNPRGILKHSSSSCSSIESLRLHIPNNNDSNSSQSFAPVSPIGPPLSHCSKHSASSWLDRKQVCFSSIIHAKEREQGENSVLDEDCNALSDQDRELDKSDIVNNDRHELYAEPQSSQVSNFHCSAAVKGDGEEDSPVRTALVCANARPLSISKSLEDLASPPSKRWRTDPRSDVVLSLEDVSAVTTNTKTSFSDPEQVKILSMSVPAFMQQEVTGSVLSIYSSEFGNVEVKGTIQFTIHYLQKLGEFHIFVVQCKDLAVADPKRNRSDPYVKCYLLPEKAKYGKRKTCVRKKTQNPTYNEILRFKIPMESLKTQKLNLSVWHNDTFGRNSFLGEAEIDLVEWDFNNMQMNEYQLKGRVQVPSSPKHSAGGEEMRAEMSVGLCFLPQTSHSHKNKANGEVQIWVKECKNLPISRGVSIDPFVKCAVLPDNSRKSRQKTRVLKRASNPVFNHTMVYDGFRPEDLKEVCVELTVWDHDRLNHFIGGVRLGPGTGKSYGADVDWMDSNSAEAALWERMMQSQNEWVEDILPLRMLVMARMSR is encoded by the exons ATGATTGACCTGAGCTACCTGACAGAAGAAGAGCAGGAGATGATTTTGGCTGTGCTAAAGAGAGATGCAGAGCTTACGAAGTTAGAAGATCAGAGGATCCG GAAACTTTGTAAGACTGAGAAAGACAGGAGCAGGCTGAAGTATTTGACTGGAGAATGGTTTTACGAGACAAACtatcacagacacagagagaagaTTCATGGCTCCGACATCATCAGAGCATCCATGAGACAAGGGAAACCCGTGACGATAT TGGAGCTCTCTCAAAGATGGGATGAGAGACCCATTTTTGTGAATAGTCAGAAGAAGGATGTGTTTATCCCTCCAGAGCTTTCAGGACTTATTGAGGAACCATACACACAGTCACAGAATGAGAG GGTTAAACATCAGATGCCAGAAGGCCAACAAGAAAGCCAGAGACCTCAAATCAAG CCCAGGCTGAATCCATTCAATATTGTGCACTCGCAGAGAGAGACAGCCAGAATTATCAATAGTGTGAAAGAGGCCAACCAGACACCTGCTGAGG AACCTCTCCCTTCAGCTGAGAGCTACACACCCCTTCACAGTATCCTAAACACAGACAACACTGACACCCATATAGCCACTCAATGCGCAGACAAACCTGTGCCCAAAAAGAGACTTCTGCTGTTCTCTTGTCAGACCTCCCTCCTGAACTTCACCAGCAGTGACACTACTGTTAAACAGGTCATGACGCCTAACCCCAGAGGCATCTTGAAGCACAGCAGCTCCAGTTGTAGCTCCATTGAATCTCTGCGACTACACATACCCAACAACAATGACAGCAACAGCAGCCAGTCTTTTGCACCAGTCAGTCCCATCGGCCCTCCTCTTTCCCACTGCTCAAAGCACTCTGCCTCAAGTTGGTTAGACAGAAAACAGGTCTGCTTCTCTTCCATCATTCATGCCAAAGAAAGAGAGCAAGGAGAGAACAGTGTGTTGGATGAAGACTGCAATGCTCTGTCTGACCAGGATAGGGAGCTGGATAAAAGCGATATAGTAAACAATG ATCGCCATGAGCTTTATGCTGAGCCTCAGTCCTCACAAGTGTCCAACTTCCACTGCTCTGCTGCAGTTAAAG GTGACGGCGAGGAAGACAGCCCTGTCAGAACTGCTCTAGTGTGCGCCAATGCCAGACCCCTTTCTATTTCAAAGAGTCTAGAGGACCTGGCATCTCCACCTTCAA AGAGATGGAGGACTGACCCAAGGAGCGATGTTGTGCTGAGTTTGGAAGATG TGTCTGCAGTCACTACCAACACCAAAACATCCTTCTCAGACCCGGAGCAGGTGAAGATTTTGAGTATGTCTGTGCCTGCATTTATGCAACAAGAG GTCACTGGCAGTGTATTGAGTATCTACAGTAGTGAGTTTGGCAATGTGGAGGTCAAAGGCACAATCCAGTTCACCATTCACTATTTGCAAAAACTGGGAGAGTTCCACATCTTCGTAGTGCAGTGCAAAGACCTCGCAGTGGCAGATCCTAAGAGGAACCGGTCTGACCC GTATGTTAAATGTTACTTGTTACCTGAAAAAGCAAAATACGGAAAGAGAAAAACGTGTGTGAGAAAGAAGACTCAGAATCCAACTTACAATGAAATCCTAAGG TTTAAGATTCCAATGGAGTCTTTGAAAACCCAGAAGCTGAACCTCTCTGTGTGGCACAATGACACTTTTGGCCGTAACAGCTTTCTTGGAGAAGCAGAGATCGATCTGGTGGAATGGGACTTTAATAACATGCAGATGAATGAATATCAGCTGAAAGGAAGG GTTCAAGTTCCTTCCAGCCCTAAACACTCTGCTGGTGGTGAAGAGATGAGAGCAGAGATGAGTGTCGGACTATGTTTTCTTCCACAGACTTCTCACA GTCACAAGAACAAGGCAAATGGTGAGGTACAAATCTGGGTGAAAGAGTGCAAGAATCTACCCATTTCCAGAGGCGTTTCCATCGACCCTTTTGTCAAATG TGCTGTCCTCCCAGATAATAGTCGAAAAAGCAGACAGAAGACCAGAGTGTTGAAGAGGGCTTCTAACCCAGTATTTAATCACACCATGGTGTATGATGGCTTCAGGCCAGAGGACCTCAAAGAGGTCTGTGTGGAGCTCACTGTGTGGGATCACGACCGATTAAACCACTTCATTGGGGGTGTTAGGCTTGGTCCTGgaacag GTAAAAGTTACGGTGCTGATGTGGACTGGATGGACTCTAACAGTGCTGAGGCAGCTCTGTGGGAAAGAATGATGCAATCTCAGAATGAATGGGTGGAAGACATATTACCTTTGAGAATGCTGGTCATGGCAAGAATGTCTAGATAG